A region from the Hydra vulgaris chromosome 08, alternate assembly HydraT2T_AEP genome encodes:
- the LOC100204879 gene encoding putative RNA-binding protein Luc7-like 2 isoform X2, which translates to MRFDSPSVCKSFLMGLCPYDLFHNTGTFKSSKKLDLGTCSKVHDPALKADYELAAKNKDYGYEVEQLEQVRQFISDCDRKVAVNKRRLEETQDSESLGPEALAVHELNEQIGVKLAEAEQLGADGKVEESMEMLKLVEELKQNKRKAEDIYRNTVPATTNQQQKLRVCEICAAFLSLYDNDRRLADHFGGRLHMGFIRVRERLTELEEIVQKKRESRELERQKRRGERDIERDGRSDRDMRSERSGRSDRDMRSERDGRSDRDMRSERDGRSDKNSRSERERDTEKSRDRKSDRRSKDHDRYRRSRSRDRDRRRKRSHSQERRRSRSRDRRRSRSREHHSSSKSRRSRSRDNKRDSSRDLRNDKNATNGDDGSFSIHNREAKISANDTVEEGEVLEGTESGFHTEHQVKKDITYGKVHKNMTEFDEQSSSDSDSRTNISDSPQ; encoded by the exons ATGAGGTTTGATAGCCCTTCAGTTTGCAAGAGTTTTCTTATGGGATTATGCCCTTATGATTTGTTTCATAATACA gGAACGTTTAAATCAAGTAAG aaacttgaTTTGGGCACATGTAGTAAAGTGCATGATCCAGCCCTAAAAGCAGATTATGAGTTAGCTGCGAAGAATAAAGATTATGGCTATGAAGTTGAG CAATTGGAACAAGTTCGACAATTCATTTCTGATTGTGATAGAAAAGTTGCTGTGAATAAACGACGACTAGAAGAAACTCAAGATTCAGAATCACTTGGTCCAGAAGCACTTGCAGTCCATGAACTAAATGAACAAATTGGAGTTAAACTAGCAGAAGCAGAACAATTAG GTGCTGATGGTAAAGTTGAAGAATCAATGGAAATGCTCAAACTAGTTGAagagttaaaacaaaataaaagaaaagctGAA GATATTTACAGAAATACTGTACCAGCCACAACTAATCAACAGCAAAAGTTACGTGTCTGTGAAATATGTGCTGCATTTCTGAGTTTATATGATAATGATAGACGTCTTGCGGATCATTTTGGTGGGCGACTTCATATGGGGTTTATTAGAGTTAGAGAGAGACTAACTGAACTTGAg GAGATTGTACAAAAAAAGCGTGAATCTCGTGAATTAGAAAGACAAAAGCGTCGAGGCGAAAGAGATATAGAGCGAGATGGAAGATCAGATAGGGATATGAGATCAGAACGAAGTGGAAGATCAGATAGGGATATGAGATCTGAAAGAGATGGAAGATCAGATAGGGATATGAGGTCAGAACGAGATGGAAGATCAGATAAAAATTCAAGATCAGAACGTGAACGTGACACAGAAAAATCTCGCGATAGGAAAAGTGACAGGCGTAGTAAAGATCATGATAG gtATAGGCGAAGTAGAAGTCGAGATCGAGATCGTCGTAGAAAGAGGAGTCATAGTCAAGAACGACGCAGAAGTCGAAGTAGAGATCGTCGAAGAAGTCGAAGTCGTGAACATCACAGCAGTAGTAAAAGTCGTAGAAGTCGTAGTAGGGACAATAAAAGAGATTCAAGTCGAGATCTTCGAAATGATAAAAATGCTACAAATGGTGACGATGGATCTTTTAGCATTCATAATagag AGGCGAAAATTTCCGCCAATGATACCGTTGAAGAAGGTGAAGTGTTAGAAGGCACCGAAAGCGGATTTCATACAGAACatcaagttaaaaaagatataacGTATGGAAAGGTACACAAAAACATGACTGAATTTGATGAACAATCTAGCTCTGATTCAGATAGCCGCACTAACATCTCCGACTCTCCTCAGTAA
- the LOC100204879 gene encoding putative RNA-binding protein Luc7-like 2 isoform X1: MSDHMRKMLDELMGTQRDGIQDGNSMRFDSPSVCKSFLMGLCPYDLFHNTGTFKSSKKLDLGTCSKVHDPALKADYELAAKNKDYGYEVEQLEQVRQFISDCDRKVAVNKRRLEETQDSESLGPEALAVHELNEQIGVKLAEAEQLGADGKVEESMEMLKLVEELKQNKRKAEDIYRNTVPATTNQQQKLRVCEICAAFLSLYDNDRRLADHFGGRLHMGFIRVRERLTELEEIVQKKRESRELERQKRRGERDIERDGRSDRDMRSERSGRSDRDMRSERDGRSDRDMRSERDGRSDKNSRSERERDTEKSRDRKSDRRSKDHDRYRRSRSRDRDRRRKRSHSQERRRSRSRDRRRSRSREHHSSSKSRRSRSRDNKRDSSRDLRNDKNATNGDDGSFSIHNREAKISANDTVEEGEVLEGTESGFHTEHQVKKDITYGKVHKNMTEFDEQSSSDSDSRTNISDSPQ; the protein is encoded by the exons atgagTGACCATATGAGAAAGATGCTAGATGAATTAATGGGAACACAAAGAGACG GTATTCAAGATGGGAATTCTATGAGGTTTGATAGCCCTTCAGTTTGCAAGAGTTTTCTTATGGGATTATGCCCTTATGATTTGTTTCATAATACA gGAACGTTTAAATCAAGTAAG aaacttgaTTTGGGCACATGTAGTAAAGTGCATGATCCAGCCCTAAAAGCAGATTATGAGTTAGCTGCGAAGAATAAAGATTATGGCTATGAAGTTGAG CAATTGGAACAAGTTCGACAATTCATTTCTGATTGTGATAGAAAAGTTGCTGTGAATAAACGACGACTAGAAGAAACTCAAGATTCAGAATCACTTGGTCCAGAAGCACTTGCAGTCCATGAACTAAATGAACAAATTGGAGTTAAACTAGCAGAAGCAGAACAATTAG GTGCTGATGGTAAAGTTGAAGAATCAATGGAAATGCTCAAACTAGTTGAagagttaaaacaaaataaaagaaaagctGAA GATATTTACAGAAATACTGTACCAGCCACAACTAATCAACAGCAAAAGTTACGTGTCTGTGAAATATGTGCTGCATTTCTGAGTTTATATGATAATGATAGACGTCTTGCGGATCATTTTGGTGGGCGACTTCATATGGGGTTTATTAGAGTTAGAGAGAGACTAACTGAACTTGAg GAGATTGTACAAAAAAAGCGTGAATCTCGTGAATTAGAAAGACAAAAGCGTCGAGGCGAAAGAGATATAGAGCGAGATGGAAGATCAGATAGGGATATGAGATCAGAACGAAGTGGAAGATCAGATAGGGATATGAGATCTGAAAGAGATGGAAGATCAGATAGGGATATGAGGTCAGAACGAGATGGAAGATCAGATAAAAATTCAAGATCAGAACGTGAACGTGACACAGAAAAATCTCGCGATAGGAAAAGTGACAGGCGTAGTAAAGATCATGATAG gtATAGGCGAAGTAGAAGTCGAGATCGAGATCGTCGTAGAAAGAGGAGTCATAGTCAAGAACGACGCAGAAGTCGAAGTAGAGATCGTCGAAGAAGTCGAAGTCGTGAACATCACAGCAGTAGTAAAAGTCGTAGAAGTCGTAGTAGGGACAATAAAAGAGATTCAAGTCGAGATCTTCGAAATGATAAAAATGCTACAAATGGTGACGATGGATCTTTTAGCATTCATAATagag AGGCGAAAATTTCCGCCAATGATACCGTTGAAGAAGGTGAAGTGTTAGAAGGCACCGAAAGCGGATTTCATACAGAACatcaagttaaaaaagatataacGTATGGAAAGGTACACAAAAACATGACTGAATTTGATGAACAATCTAGCTCTGATTCAGATAGCCGCACTAACATCTCCGACTCTCCTCAGTAA